From Flavipsychrobacter sp., a single genomic window includes:
- a CDS encoding VWA domain-containing protein has translation MRVLTFILLCILLTSSWVVKAQQQIEKEPRILILLDGSSSMRNSWADNGQRFDAAGKIITELIDSVYKVNDQVEFALRVYGHQHPAQDNNCFDTRREVMFSKNNLAQMTLRLDALNPYGVSPIALSLKEAAESDIIDLKRYKYSLILVTDGGESCGGDICAVVEELLRKKIDFRPYIVSLIDYAPLRKQYECLGEYLVVSKDSDIPVAVGKIVEEYKSTFIKPALTKQMIEKAIVNKPPSALKMNIPAFQVTAEKEIQAVEKPKPVEKKEPELLVIESIPADTLIVEAPAKKSNIVVEERVREKEKNIEKISSINTPHTLPQKYATEAVTQAKVPEYTAPVVDVHKPSPPPKPIYKPVKLTASSTKPIENKPPVVAPPKKIDYKIEREEAKETTVEIFFTNGKGKFYETAPKLVLSDSKTGKELHTFWRTVNAVGSPDPQNIPPGIYKLTIPGKDNFAINNLEVLPNQKNKFLIEVANASLRFEYAHPTNKAVVEYAARVKKALQRGQVHKQLCTQELEYEPDNYHIELNTLPRKHFNVDLEFGAIVTIKIDRPGYLQVTNSETLGQVQLYYQHGDRFEPFYKLNVNGNQPQQKLRLMPGPYKVVYLQNRGKPNATEMVQDFRVKSDMITELYLKP, from the coding sequence ATGCGAGTACTCACATTCATACTACTGTGTATACTTCTGACCTCTAGTTGGGTAGTAAAGGCACAACAGCAAATAGAAAAAGAACCAAGAATACTGATATTACTAGACGGCTCGTCTAGCATGAGAAATTCTTGGGCAGATAATGGTCAGCGTTTTGATGCTGCGGGCAAGATCATTACCGAACTAATAGATAGTGTATATAAAGTAAACGATCAGGTAGAGTTTGCATTGCGTGTTTACGGTCACCAGCACCCGGCACAAGACAATAACTGTTTTGATACAAGACGTGAGGTGATGTTTAGTAAAAACAACCTGGCTCAAATGACACTAAGGTTGGATGCGCTAAATCCATATGGTGTTTCTCCCATAGCGTTATCATTAAAAGAAGCAGCGGAAAGTGATATAATAGACCTTAAACGATATAAGTACAGCCTAATACTAGTAACAGATGGAGGAGAAAGCTGTGGAGGAGATATATGTGCAGTAGTGGAAGAACTTCTGAGAAAGAAAATAGACTTTAGGCCTTATATCGTAAGTCTAATAGACTATGCTCCATTGAGAAAGCAGTATGAATGTTTGGGGGAATATCTTGTAGTATCTAAAGATTCTGATATACCTGTTGCGGTAGGTAAAATAGTAGAGGAGTATAAATCAACTTTTATAAAACCTGCTTTAACAAAGCAGATGATCGAAAAGGCAATAGTCAATAAGCCACCAAGTGCTTTGAAAATGAATATTCCAGCATTTCAGGTAACTGCTGAAAAGGAAATACAAGCGGTTGAAAAACCAAAACCTGTTGAAAAGAAAGAGCCAGAGTTACTGGTAATAGAATCAATACCAGCAGATACACTTATTGTGGAAGCGCCAGCTAAAAAATCTAATATAGTTGTAGAAGAAAGAGTAAGGGAAAAAGAAAAAAATATTGAAAAGATAAGTAGCATTAACACACCACACACTTTACCACAGAAATATGCTACAGAAGCGGTTACCCAAGCAAAAGTGCCTGAGTATACGGCACCGGTGGTAGATGTGCATAAACCATCTCCTCCTCCTAAACCCATATACAAACCGGTAAAGCTAACAGCAAGTAGTACCAAGCCAATTGAGAACAAGCCGCCAGTAGTAGCGCCTCCAAAGAAAATAGATTATAAAATAGAAAGAGAGGAAGCTAAAGAAACTACAGTTGAAATATTCTTTACCAATGGTAAGGGCAAGTTTTACGAAACTGCACCTAAACTGGTTTTATCAGATTCTAAAACAGGAAAAGAGTTACATACTTTTTGGCGTACAGTAAATGCAGTAGGCTCTCCTGATCCTCAAAATATACCTCCGGGGATATATAAATTGACGATACCTGGAAAAGATAATTTTGCGATCAATAATTTAGAAGTACTTCCTAACCAAAAGAATAAATTTTTGATTGAGGTAGCTAATGCTTCTCTTCGTTTTGAATATGCACACCCTACCAATAAAGCTGTAGTAGAATACGCAGCTCGCGTAAAAAAAGCGCTGCAAAGAGGTCAGGTACACAAACAACTATGTACGCAGGAGCTAGAGTACGAACCAGATAATTACCATATAGAACTAAACACGCTACCACGTAAACACTTCAACGTGGATTTGGAGTTTGGTGCTATTGTAACTATTAAAATAGACCGACCAGGATATCTACAGGTTACTAATTCGGAAACGCTGGGTCAAGTACAGTTGTACTATCAGCATGGTGATAGGTTTGAGCCATTCTACAAATTGAACGTAAATGGTAACCAACCACAACAAAAGTTGAGATTGATGCCTGGTCCTTATAAGGTAGTCTATTTACAAAATAGAGGTAAACCTAACGCAACAGAAATGGTGCAAGATTTTAGAGTAAAGAGTGATATGATCACAGAACTATACCTTAAGCCATAA
- a CDS encoding GNAT family N-acetyltransferase, whose protein sequence is MEHIAVVEVAFDSDIYKQVYFLRNEVLRKPIGLSLDDEDLSAEVNDHILAAVDKEEVIGCLILTPINKNTLQLRQMAVADQWQKKGLGSLLVKKAEQLTIEKGYSKILLHARIVARNFYQKLGYSEVGTLFTEVGIDHIKMEKSIIETV, encoded by the coding sequence ATGGAACATATTGCAGTAGTTGAGGTTGCTTTCGATTCGGATATTTATAAACAAGTATATTTTTTAAGGAACGAAGTTCTTAGAAAGCCAATCGGACTATCGTTGGATGATGAAGACCTTTCTGCTGAAGTAAATGATCACATACTGGCTGCTGTAGATAAGGAAGAAGTAATAGGATGTTTGATACTTACGCCTATAAATAAAAACACACTCCAATTAAGACAAATGGCTGTTGCTGATCAGTGGCAGAAAAAAGGTTTGGGTAGTTTGCTGGTAAAAAAAGCAGAACAACTAACAATAGAAAAGGGTTATAGCAAAATCTTATTACACGCGCGAATTGTTGCCAGAAACTTTTATCAAAAACTAGGTTATTCAGAAGTGGGAACACTCTTTACGGAGGTTGGGATCGATCATATAAAAATGGAGAAGAGTATTATTGAAACAGTGTAA